From the Mycobacterium sp. DL592 genome, the window GGACTACGCCCCGGCGTTCGCCGAGATCCAGCGGGTGCTCGACGCGACCGATCAGACCACCGTGCCGTGTAACAACGACCTGCTGGCGGGCAACTTCGTCGACAACGGCGAGCGGGTGTGGCTGATCGACTACGAGTACTCCGGCAACAACGACCCCTGCTTCGAGCTGGGCAACCTTGCCGCCGAGTGTGGGCTGTCCACTGACCAGCTCGCCGAGCTCGTCAGCCTGTACTACGGGCGCCCGCTGCGTCACAAGACCGCGCGGGCCCGCCTGCAGGGCGTCGTCGGCAAGTACGGCTGGACATTGTGGGGGTGCATCCAGAATGCTTCCAGCGCAATTGAATTCGACTTCTGGCAGTGGGCGATGGAGCGCTACGAATCGGCTGTCGCCGAATTCCGCGGACCCGACTTCACCCGCCTGCTCGACGACGCACAAGCCACCGACTAAGTGAGGAAGACATGTCGCCGCAAGAGCTGCCCGCCCGCGCCCAGATCGTCATCATCGGCGGCGGGGTCATCGGGACCAGCGTCGCCTACCACCTGACCAAACTCGGTCGCGCCGACGTGGTGCTGATCGAGCAGGGGCAGTTGTCCTGTGGCACAACCTGGCACGCCGCCGGACTCGTCGGTCAGCTGCGCGCTTCGGAAAGCGGGACCCGGCTGGTGCAGTACTCCACCGAGCTGTACGCGGAACTGGAGGCCGAGACCGGGCTGAGTGCGGGCTACAAGCAGTGCGGCGGGGTGACGGTGGCCCGCACCGAGGACCGGATGACGCAGCTTCGCCGCACCGCGGCCAACGCGGCCGCCTACAACCTGGACTGCGAACTGCTCAGTCCGGAGGAGGCTTTCGAGCACTACCCCGTGATGCGGGTCGACGACCTGGTGGGTGCGATCTGGCTGCCGGCCGACGGCAAGGCCAACCCCACCGATCTGACGATGGCGCTGGCCAAAGGCGCCCGCCAGCGCGGCGCCAAGGTCTTCGAGCACGTCCGGGTGCTCGACGTACTCACCGACGGCACCGCGGTGACGGGGGTGCGGACCGACGCCGGCGATATCGAAGCCGAGATCGTCGTCAACTGCGCCGGCCAGTGGGCCAAGGCCATCGGCGCGATGGCGGGGGTGAACGTGCCGCTGCACTCGGCCGAACACTTCTACGTCGTCACCGAGACTATCGCCGGTGTGCACCCCGACCTGCCGATCCTGCGCGACCCCGATGGCTACACGTATTTCAAGGAAGAGGTCGGCGGCCTGGTGATCGGCGGCTTCGAACCCGAAGCCAAGCCCTGGGTGGCCCCGGACAAAATCCCGTACCCCTTCGAGTTCCAACTCCTCGAGGAGGACTGGGAGCACTTCGAAATCCTGATGGAGAACGCGCTGCTGCGCATCCCGGCGCTCGACCACACCGGGCTGAAGAAGTTGTACAACGGGCCGGAGAGCTTCACCCCGGACAACCAGTTCATCCTCGGCGAGGCGCCGGAGTGCGCGAACTTCTTCGTCGGGGCCGGGTTCAACTCGGTCGGCATCGCCTCGGCCGGCGGTGCGGGCCGCGCGCTGGCCGAATGGATCGTCAACGGGTCGGCGACCACCGACCTCACCGGCGTCGACATCCGTCGTTTCGCCCCGTTCAACGGGAACGTGGCCTGGCTGCACGACAGGGTGGCCGAGGTGCTCGGTGTGCACTACGAGATCCCCTGGCCCAACCGGGAACTCACCACGGCGCGGCCCTTCCGGCGCTCCCCCGTCCACCACCTCCTCGTCGGCGCAAACGCGAACTTCGGCAGCCGGATGGGCTGGGAACGGGCCAACTTTTTCGCCCCCGCAGGCGAGGAACCGGTGATCGAATACTCCTGGGGCAAGCAGAACTGGCTGCCGTGGTCGGCCGCCGAGCAGGTCAACACCCGCACGGCAGTAACGGTGTTCGACCAGACCTCGTTCTCCAAGTACCTGCTGACCGGACCCGGCGCCGAGCAGGCGCTGCAGTGGCTGTGCACCGCCGATGTCGCTGTGCCGGTTGGCAAGTCGGTGTACACCGGAATGCTGAACGAACGGGGCACCTACGAGT encodes:
- a CDS encoding FAD-dependent oxidoreductase encodes the protein MSPQELPARAQIVIIGGGVIGTSVAYHLTKLGRADVVLIEQGQLSCGTTWHAAGLVGQLRASESGTRLVQYSTELYAELEAETGLSAGYKQCGGVTVARTEDRMTQLRRTAANAAAYNLDCELLSPEEAFEHYPVMRVDDLVGAIWLPADGKANPTDLTMALAKGARQRGAKVFEHVRVLDVLTDGTAVTGVRTDAGDIEAEIVVNCAGQWAKAIGAMAGVNVPLHSAEHFYVVTETIAGVHPDLPILRDPDGYTYFKEEVGGLVIGGFEPEAKPWVAPDKIPYPFEFQLLEEDWEHFEILMENALLRIPALDHTGLKKLYNGPESFTPDNQFILGEAPECANFFVGAGFNSVGIASAGGAGRALAEWIVNGSATTDLTGVDIRRFAPFNGNVAWLHDRVAEVLGVHYEIPWPNRELTTARPFRRSPVHHLLVGANANFGSRMGWERANFFAPAGEEPVIEYSWGKQNWLPWSAAEQVNTRTAVTVFDQTSFSKYLLTGPGAEQALQWLCTADVAVPVGKSVYTGMLNERGTYESDVTVTRTGASEFLIVSSAATTERDKDHITRNMPAGAQAELVDVTSSMAVFGVMGPRSRDLLASLNDADLSDAAFPFATSQIISLGYATVRATRITYVGELGWELYVPTEFAVGVYEDLLRAGAQFGIGRGGYYAIESLRLEKGYRAFGRELTPNDNPVEAGLLFACKLKTGVDFLGRAAVEKAKADGPRRRLVSFAVDSPEPMLWGGELILRDGAVAGQVSSAAWGATTGACVGLAYVRAGDDSVVTADWIRAGNYSVNVGGEIYPVTVSLKAIYDPANERIR